One region of Solea senegalensis isolate Sse05_10M unplaced genomic scaffold, IFAPA_SoseM_1 scf7180000015670, whole genome shotgun sequence genomic DNA includes:
- the tcp11l2 gene encoding T-complex protein 11-like protein 2: MPLNDERPNCTSSGEDQGSDVESMSERCDSMTSTSDLDCSRESFSSDCSSKHCTPSSSPPKPLTLDEVMESARDLSSLSLAHEITVNHSFHIEPISLPQDSLWKLVRDNVHKAFWDILESELNDDPPEYGHAITLLEEIREILLSFLNPGANRMRTQIMEVLDMDLIRQQAEHDAVDIQGLASHIITTMGKMCAPVRDDDIKKLHESTDNIVTLFREIFRVLDLMKADMVNFTIVNLRPVLQKQSVEYERATFQNIVEKTPNALKYTTSWIKSVVEELWANVSTDQTPGKEQKSVPGPFQILSVAFLRVLTWDYNKSPLPETWITDEMRLREIQWKLQQYQAVNEVLLIVHSTIGGPVQGLSILSDRLKRMTMVLLDGMHSPDFDLKEALEGISVQICCELNKSLTERNYPALTAALQSTLTGQICSITENDNPIRSLVEDRVQQYFMALICDPKPQAKLEQVPAGLTAIKPELASIGERFISLVNYNKSVYGPFYADIIRKLLFSSNPPAGNQPQSTAQESITSE; encoded by the exons ATGCCTCTGAACGACGAACGACCCAACTGCACTTCCAGCGGTGAGGACCAAGGCAGTGATGTAGAGTCGATGTCAGAACGCTGTGATAGCATGACGTCGACCAGTGACCTGGACTGCTCCCGTGAAAGCTTCTCCAGTGACTGCTCAAGCAAGCACTGCACGCCTTCAT CGAGTCCACCCAAACCTTTAACCCTGGATGAAGTCATGGAGTCTGCCAGAGACCTCTCCAGTCTCAGTCTTGCCCATGAGATCACTGTGAACCACAGCTTCCACATTGAGCCAATCAGTTTACCTCAGGACAG tttatGGAAGTTAGTTCGAGACAATGTCCACAAAGCTTTCTGGGACATCCTGGAGTCAGAGCTGAACGATGACCCGCCTGAATATGGCCATGCCATCACACTCTTGGAGGAGATCAGAGAG aTCTTACTGTCATTTCTCAATCCCGGTGCCAATCGAATGAGGACCCAGATCATGGAGGTGCTGGACATGGATTTGATTCGTCAGCAGGCTGAACACGATGCTGTTGACATCCAGGGACTTGCCTCCCACATTATCACCACCATGGGCAAGATGTGTGCACCGGTCAGGGATGACGACATTAAGAAACTGCATGAAAGTACAGATAATATTGTGACACTCTTTAG GGAGATTTTTCGTGTGCTGGACTTGATGAAGGCAGATATGGTGAACTTCACCATTGTTAATCTGCGGCCTGTGCTGCAGAAACAGAGTGTTGAATATGAGAGGGCAACGTTCCAGAACATCGTAGAAAAAACACCCA ATGCTCTGAAATACACCACGTCCTGGATTAAGTCGGTAGTAGAGGAGCTGTGGGCCAACGTTTCAACAGACCAGACTCCGGGGAAAGAACAGAAAAGTGTGCCTGGGCCTTTCCAGATTCTCAGTGTGGCCTTTCTCCGTGTCCTCACATGGGATTACAATAAGAGCCCTCTGCCCGAG ACCTGGATTACAGACGAGATGCGTCTTCGAGAAATTCAGTGGAAGCTTCAGCAGTATCAAGCAGTGAACGAGGTGCTGCTCATTGTGCACAGCACCATTGGTGGGCCCGTCCAAGGTCTGTCCATCCTGTCTGACCGCCTGAAGAGGATGACAATGGTGCTGTTGGATGGAATGCACAGCCC GGACTTTGATCTAAAAGAGGCACTAGAGGGCATCAGTGTTCAGATCTGTTGTGAGCTCAACAAGTCATTAACAGAGAGGAACTACCCTGCACTGACTGCTGCACTACAGTCCACACTCACAGGCCAGATCTGCAGCATCACCGAGAATGACAATCCCATCCGAAGTTTAGTTG AGGACCGTGTGCAGCAGTACTTTATGGCTCTCATCTGTGATCCTAAACCCCAGGCCAAACTTGAACAGGTACCAGCTGGCTTGACTGCGATCAAGCCTGAATTGGCCTCAATCGGAGAAAGGTTCATCAGCCTGGTCAACTACAACAAATCGGTGTATGGACCTTTCTATGCAGATATCATCAGAAAACTGTTGTTCAGCAGCAACCCACCAGCAGGAAACCAACCTCAGAGCACGGCTCAGGAGTCTATCACCTCAGAGTAA